In Streptomyces durocortorensis, a genomic segment contains:
- a CDS encoding NADP-dependent succinic semialdehyde dehydrogenase → MPIATVNPANGELIKSYDALGEEETERRIAAAADTFRQYRTTPFAQRAAWLNRAADLLDEDRDTIARTMTVEMGKPVTAARAEAAKCAKAMRWYAAHAEALLADEHPDPDDVHDSGASRALVRYRPLGVVLAVMPWNFPLWQVVRFAAPALMAGNVGLLKHASNVPQTALYLEDLFHRAGFPAGCFRTLLIGSGAVEAVLRDPRVAAATLTGSEPAGRSVAAVAGDEVKKTVLELGGSDPYLVLPSADVAKAAATAVTARVQNNGQSCIAAKRFIVHADVYDTFAEHFTAGMLALTVGDPLEEATDIGPLSTEQGRTDLEKLVDDAVGRGAEALCGGRRPEKLGGGLENGWFYEATVLAGITTAMRIHREETFGPVATLYRVADLDEAVRLANDTPFGLSSNVWTRDPAETERCARDLEAGGVFFNGMTASHPALPFGGIKRSGYGRELAGHGIREFCNATTLWYGPETP, encoded by the coding sequence ATGCCCATCGCGACGGTCAACCCCGCGAACGGCGAACTGATCAAGTCCTACGACGCCCTCGGCGAGGAGGAGACCGAACGGCGGATCGCCGCGGCCGCCGACACCTTCCGCCAGTACCGCACCACCCCCTTCGCGCAGCGGGCCGCCTGGCTGAACCGGGCCGCCGACCTGCTCGACGAGGACCGCGACACCATCGCCCGCACCATGACCGTCGAGATGGGCAAGCCGGTCACGGCGGCCCGTGCGGAGGCCGCCAAGTGCGCGAAGGCGATGCGCTGGTACGCCGCCCACGCCGAGGCCCTGCTCGCCGACGAGCACCCCGACCCCGACGACGTACACGACTCCGGTGCCTCCCGGGCGCTGGTCCGCTACCGTCCGCTCGGCGTGGTCCTCGCCGTGATGCCGTGGAACTTCCCGCTGTGGCAGGTGGTGCGGTTCGCCGCCCCCGCACTGATGGCGGGCAACGTCGGCCTCCTCAAGCACGCCTCGAACGTCCCCCAGACCGCCCTGTACCTGGAGGACCTCTTCCACCGGGCCGGATTCCCCGCGGGCTGCTTCCGTACGCTGCTGATCGGCTCGGGCGCCGTCGAGGCCGTGCTGCGCGATCCCCGGGTCGCCGCCGCCACCCTGACCGGCAGCGAACCGGCGGGCCGCTCCGTCGCGGCCGTCGCGGGCGACGAGGTGAAGAAGACCGTGCTGGAGCTGGGTGGCAGCGACCCCTACCTCGTCCTGCCCTCCGCGGACGTGGCGAAGGCCGCTGCCACCGCCGTCACCGCACGCGTCCAGAACAACGGCCAGTCCTGCATCGCCGCCAAGCGGTTCATCGTGCACGCCGACGTCTACGACACCTTCGCCGAGCACTTCACCGCGGGCATGCTCGCCCTGACCGTCGGCGACCCGCTGGAGGAGGCCACGGACATCGGTCCGCTCTCCACCGAACAGGGCCGCACCGACCTGGAGAAACTCGTCGACGACGCCGTCGGGCGGGGTGCCGAGGCGCTGTGCGGCGGACGCCGTCCGGAGAAGCTCGGCGGCGGCCTGGAGAACGGCTGGTTCTACGAGGCCACCGTGCTCGCGGGTATCACCACCGCGATGCGCATCCACCGCGAGGAGACCTTCGGACCGGTTGCCACGCTCTACCGGGTCGCCGACCTCGACGAGGCCGTCCGCCTGGCCAACGACACGCCCTTCGGCCTCAGCTCCAACGTCTGGACCCGCGACCCGGCCGAGACCGAGCGCTGCGCCCGCGATCTGGAGGCCGGCGGCGTCTTCTTCAACGGGATGACCGCCTCGCACCCCGCCCTGCCCTTCGGCGGCATCAAGCGCTCCGGTTACGGCCGGGAGCTCGCCGGACACGGCATCCGCGAGTTCTGCAACGCCACCACGCTCTGGTACGGCCCCGAGACGCCCTGA
- a CDS encoding ATP-binding protein, translated as MTVPLDRHYSVELQVSAERVSQLRRIVAAHLRHWSLDLHVRPVCRALDELLTNVHRHVGDGNSCVVELRWTGRHVTVSVADNSARMPRLLPAGGGLSRVMALSDSWGTCRTTDGKVVWFTRYAEAPRAAGLVPRAPLPGVRTSRRTPLAALV; from the coding sequence ATGACCGTTCCCCTCGACCGGCACTACTCGGTCGAACTGCAGGTGTCGGCAGAGCGCGTTTCCCAGCTGCGGCGGATCGTCGCCGCACACCTTCGTCACTGGAGTCTCGATCTGCACGTCCGGCCCGTGTGCCGGGCCCTGGACGAACTCCTGACCAACGTCCACCGGCACGTCGGCGACGGCAACAGCTGCGTCGTCGAACTCCGCTGGACCGGACGGCACGTCACCGTGTCCGTCGCGGACAACAGCGCCAGGATGCCCCGGCTGCTGCCGGCCGGCGGCGGGCTGAGCCGGGTGATGGCCCTCAGTGACAGCTGGGGCACCTGCCGGACCACGGACGGGAAAGTGGTCTGGTTCACCCGCTACGCCGAGGCTCCGCGCGCCGCGGGACTGGTCCCGCGGGCTCCGCTGCCCGGTGTCCGTACCTCCCGCCGCACCCCTCTCGCGGCGCTCGTGTGA
- a CDS encoding xanthine dehydrogenase family protein molybdopterin-binding subunit: protein MTHVPQSPGASLVRREAREKVTGTARYAADVAPPGCLYAWPVPATIAAGRVAAVRAVDALAVPGVHTVLTHDNAPTLEEPDDPILSVLQNDRVPHHGWPIALVIAESPEAARTGAGELLVAYERDPHDVTLSEDHPGLYTPEEANGGHPAVRERGDVDKALASAPVQIDATYRMGALHNHPMEPHAATASWSGGHLTVHDSSQGSATVRGSLARVFGLDPDRITVVSEHVGGGFGSKGTTRPQAVLAAMAARHTGRPVTLAFPRGQLAEVVGHRAPTVQRVRLGADLDGTLSAVCHEAVTHTSTVKEFVEQAAVPARVMYASPHSRTAHRVAVLDVPSPSWMRAPGEASGMYALESAMDELASALGLDPVELRLRNEPETEPDSGRPFSSHGLAACLREGAARFGWHDRDPRPAARQEGRWLLGTGVASATYPVLVSRSTASAHAAVDGTYRVEVNATDIGTGARTVLARIAADALGTDPDAVAVAIGSTELPTAPLAGGSSGTASWGWAVHKAASELADRLAAHSGPLPAEGLTASADTEQETAAESPYARHAFGAHFAETAVDAVTGEVRVRRLLGVYAAGRILNAATARSQFTGGMVMGIGMALTEGSGIDPAFGDFTAKDLASYHVPVCADTADIRAHWIEEDDRHLNPMGSKGIGEIGIVGTAAAIGNAVRHATGARLRELPLTPDRLLPYLL from the coding sequence ATGACCCACGTCCCGCAGTCCCCCGGTGCGAGCCTCGTCCGCAGAGAGGCCCGGGAGAAGGTCACCGGTACCGCCCGCTACGCGGCCGACGTCGCTCCGCCCGGCTGTCTCTACGCCTGGCCGGTCCCGGCCACCATCGCGGCCGGGCGGGTCGCCGCGGTGCGGGCCGTCGATGCCCTCGCCGTCCCGGGGGTCCACACCGTCCTGACCCACGACAACGCGCCGACGCTCGAAGAGCCCGACGACCCGATCCTCTCGGTGCTTCAGAACGACCGCGTCCCGCACCACGGCTGGCCCATCGCCCTGGTGATCGCCGAAAGCCCCGAGGCGGCCAGGACCGGGGCCGGGGAGCTGCTGGTCGCCTATGAACGCGACCCGCACGACGTGACCCTCTCGGAGGACCATCCCGGCCTGTACACCCCCGAGGAGGCCAACGGCGGTCACCCCGCCGTGCGGGAGCGCGGCGACGTGGACAAGGCCCTGGCCTCGGCCCCCGTACAGATCGACGCGACCTACCGGATGGGCGCGCTGCACAACCACCCGATGGAGCCGCACGCCGCCACGGCCTCGTGGAGCGGCGGACACCTGACCGTCCACGACTCCAGCCAGGGGTCCGCCACCGTGCGCGGCAGCCTCGCCCGGGTCTTCGGCCTCGACCCGGACCGGATCACCGTCGTCTCCGAGCACGTGGGCGGCGGCTTCGGCTCGAAGGGCACCACGCGTCCCCAGGCGGTCCTGGCCGCGATGGCCGCCCGGCACACCGGACGGCCGGTCACGCTGGCCTTCCCCCGCGGCCAGCTGGCGGAGGTCGTCGGCCACCGTGCGCCCACCGTCCAGCGGGTCCGGCTCGGCGCGGACCTCGACGGGACGCTCAGCGCCGTCTGCCACGAGGCCGTCACCCACACCTCCACGGTGAAGGAGTTCGTCGAGCAGGCCGCCGTGCCCGCGCGGGTCATGTACGCCTCACCGCACAGCCGCACCGCGCACCGGGTCGCCGTCCTCGACGTGCCCAGCCCCTCCTGGATGCGCGCACCGGGGGAGGCCTCGGGGATGTACGCCCTGGAGTCCGCGATGGACGAACTCGCCTCCGCGCTCGGGCTCGACCCCGTGGAGCTGCGGCTGCGCAACGAGCCGGAGACCGAGCCGGACAGCGGCCGCCCCTTCAGCAGCCACGGCCTGGCCGCCTGCCTGCGCGAGGGCGCGGCGCGGTTCGGCTGGCACGACCGCGACCCCCGCCCCGCCGCCCGCCAGGAGGGCCGCTGGCTCCTCGGCACGGGCGTGGCCTCCGCGACGTACCCGGTGCTCGTCTCCCGCTCCACCGCGAGCGCCCACGCGGCGGTGGACGGCACGTACCGCGTCGAGGTGAACGCCACCGACATCGGCACCGGGGCCCGCACGGTTCTCGCCCGGATCGCCGCCGACGCCCTCGGTACGGACCCGGACGCCGTCGCCGTCGCCATCGGCTCCACCGAGCTGCCCACCGCCCCGCTGGCCGGCGGCTCCTCCGGCACCGCGTCCTGGGGCTGGGCGGTGCACAAGGCCGCCTCGGAGCTGGCCGACCGGCTCGCCGCGCACTCCGGCCCGCTGCCCGCCGAGGGGCTCACCGCGAGCGCCGACACCGAACAGGAGACCGCCGCCGAGTCCCCGTACGCGCGGCATGCCTTCGGTGCCCACTTCGCCGAGACGGCCGTCGACGCCGTCACGGGAGAGGTGCGCGTACGCCGTCTGCTGGGCGTGTACGCCGCCGGGCGCATCCTCAACGCGGCCACCGCACGCTCCCAGTTCACCGGTGGCATGGTGATGGGCATCGGCATGGCGCTCACCGAGGGCTCCGGCATCGACCCGGCCTTCGGCGACTTCACCGCCAAGGACCTCGCCTCCTACCACGTGCCCGTCTGCGCCGACACGGCCGACATCCGGGCGCACTGGATCGAGGAGGACGACCGTCATCTGAACCCGATGGGCAGCAAGGGCATCGGCGAGATCGGGATCGTCGGCACCGCCGCCGCCATCGGTAACGCCGTCCGCCACGCCACCGGCGCCCGGCTGCGCGAACTTCCCCTCACCCCGGACCGGTTGCTGCCCTATCTGCTGTGA
- a CDS encoding FAD binding domain-containing protein, which produces MRPFGYVRPASTAEAVRLCAARPGARFLGGGTNLVDLMKLGVEAPRVLIDVAGLPLDRVTRTADGGLAIGATVRNSDLAAHPEVRERYPALSQALLAGASGQLRNTATTGGNLLQRTRCRYFQDVSKPCNKRLPGSGCPAREGTHRDLAVLGHSEECVATNPSDMAVALAALDATVLLLGPEGERTVHATDFHRLPGRNPDQDTVIRPGELITGVILPPPVPGALSRYRKARDRASYAFALASAAASVRVEGGYVTHAALAFGGLAHRPWRARRAEAELRGAPATPAAFERAVDAELAGARPLRDNAFKVDLARRLAVDVLGELTGRQQPTRTG; this is translated from the coding sequence GTGAGGCCCTTCGGCTATGTACGCCCCGCCTCCACCGCCGAGGCCGTACGTCTCTGCGCGGCCAGGCCCGGAGCCCGCTTCCTGGGCGGCGGCACCAACCTGGTGGACCTGATGAAGCTCGGCGTGGAGGCGCCCCGCGTCCTCATCGACGTCGCGGGGCTTCCCCTGGACCGGGTGACCCGGACGGCGGACGGCGGTCTGGCCATCGGCGCCACCGTCCGCAACAGCGATCTCGCCGCCCACCCCGAGGTACGGGAGCGCTATCCGGCGCTCTCGCAGGCGCTGCTGGCCGGGGCCTCCGGGCAGCTCCGCAACACCGCCACCACCGGCGGCAACCTGCTCCAGCGCACCCGGTGCCGCTACTTCCAGGACGTCTCCAAACCCTGCAACAAACGGCTCCCGGGCTCCGGCTGCCCGGCCCGCGAGGGGACCCACCGCGACCTCGCCGTTCTCGGCCACTCCGAGGAGTGCGTTGCCACCAACCCCTCCGACATGGCCGTGGCCCTCGCGGCGCTCGACGCCACCGTGCTGCTGCTCGGCCCCGAGGGGGAACGCACGGTCCACGCCACCGACTTCCACCGACTCCCGGGCCGCAATCCGGACCAGGACACCGTCATCAGACCCGGCGAACTGATCACCGGGGTGATACTGCCGCCTCCGGTGCCGGGCGCCCTCTCCCGCTACCGCAAGGCCCGCGACCGGGCCTCGTACGCCTTCGCCCTGGCCTCCGCCGCCGCGAGCGTCCGGGTGGAGGGCGGGTACGTGACGCACGCGGCCCTCGCTTTCGGCGGCCTCGCGCACCGGCCCTGGCGGGCCCGGCGGGCCGAGGCCGAGCTGCGCGGGGCGCCGGCCACCCCGGCCGCCTTCGAACGCGCCGTGGACGCGGAGCTGGCGGGGGCCCGGCCGCTGCGCGACAACGCCTTCAAGGTGGACCTCGCCCGCCGGCTCGCCGTGGACGTGCTCGGCGAACTGACCGGCAGACAGCAGCCGACCCGGACGGGCTGA
- a CDS encoding (2Fe-2S)-binding protein: MDSLALGADLEPEPVVDERSTVTLYVNGTATTLTIDHRSTVLETLRDRLGLTGAKKGCDHGQCGACTVLVDGRRVTSCLLLAVTQDGAAITTVEGLADGGTLHPVQRAFVERDALQCGFCTPGQICSAVGMLGEAADGFPSHATEPDAPSGGRADLGPEEIRERMSGNLCRCGAYPRIVEAIEDVIP; this comes from the coding sequence ATGGATTCCCTCGCTCTGGGAGCGGACCTCGAACCGGAACCGGTCGTCGACGAACGCTCCACCGTGACTCTGTACGTCAACGGCACCGCGACGACGCTGACGATCGACCACCGCAGCACGGTCCTGGAGACCCTGCGTGACCGACTCGGTCTCACCGGCGCCAAGAAGGGCTGCGACCACGGCCAGTGCGGAGCCTGCACGGTCCTGGTCGACGGGCGGCGGGTCACCAGCTGCCTGCTGCTCGCCGTCACCCAGGACGGCGCCGCGATCACCACCGTGGAAGGGCTCGCCGACGGCGGGACCCTGCACCCCGTGCAGCGGGCGTTCGTCGAACGGGACGCCCTCCAGTGCGGGTTCTGCACCCCCGGCCAGATCTGCTCCGCCGTCGGCATGCTCGGCGAGGCCGCCGACGGCTTCCCCTCCCACGCCACCGAACCGGATGCGCCCTCCGGCGGACGGGCGGACCTCGGCCCCGAGGAGATCCGCGAACGCATGAGCGGCAACCTGTGCCGGTGCGGGGCCTACCCCCGGATCGTCGAAGCCATCGAGGACGTGATCCCGTGA
- a CDS encoding DUF6479 family protein: MDVLNGVELSAPATLADGAGPLGVLMGVAALAVVGMLIGGFILGKRKRDAEPPPPHPHEQPQKPDHRTHIDQHDTHSSDRFPEDGHALSPYELKDHGNGPLPPDSEPPRS; the protein is encoded by the coding sequence ATGGACGTTCTCAACGGAGTAGAACTTTCCGCCCCGGCCACCCTCGCCGACGGCGCGGGGCCCCTCGGGGTCCTCATGGGCGTCGCGGCCCTGGCCGTCGTGGGCATGCTGATCGGCGGCTTCATCCTCGGAAAGCGCAAGCGTGACGCCGAGCCGCCGCCGCCCCACCCGCATGAGCAGCCGCAGAAGCCGGACCACCGCACCCACATCGACCAGCACGACACCCACTCCTCCGACCGGTTCCCCGAGGACGGCCACGCCCTGTCTCCGTACGAGCTGAAGGACCACGGCAACGGGCCGCTGCCCCCCGACAGCGAGCCCCCGCGCAGCTGA
- a CDS encoding VOC family protein: MTGSDPRTAPSAAPLTGPAAPCWVNLMTRDLGAAQRFYAEVLGWSFRPGRLGAEFSVARRGEVPVAGVVAVSSAYQVAVAWMPYFAVADADVAAARVRERSGTVAVGPLTIATGRGVLASDRDGAAFGLWERAEAAASPPAPADHAHAWLRLRTRNAFDAAIFYGEVLDWASGRPGCCDVAYEGEEVIVRCEGRPLARISSGAVESAVDPLVRPHWQVQFPVADLAETVTAAGRHGGALVEERTVLGGTEVTLRDPDGALFTVTDVRTPVGSGSV, encoded by the coding sequence ATGACCGGAAGCGATCCTCGTACGGCCCCGTCGGCGGCTCCGCTGACCGGACCGGCCGCGCCGTGCTGGGTCAACCTGATGACCCGGGACCTGGGGGCCGCCCAACGGTTCTACGCCGAGGTGCTGGGCTGGTCGTTCCGGCCCGGGCGGCTCGGCGCGGAGTTCTCCGTGGCGCGCCGCGGGGAGGTACCGGTCGCCGGTGTCGTCGCCGTCTCGTCCGCGTATCAGGTCGCGGTGGCCTGGATGCCGTACTTCGCGGTGGCCGACGCGGACGTGGCCGCCGCCCGGGTCCGGGAACGCAGTGGGACGGTGGCGGTGGGGCCGCTGACGATCGCCACGGGGCGCGGTGTGCTGGCGTCGGACCGGGACGGGGCGGCCTTCGGCCTGTGGGAGCGCGCCGAGGCCGCCGCCTCGCCGCCTGCCCCGGCCGACCACGCGCACGCCTGGCTGCGGCTGCGGACCCGCAACGCCTTCGACGCGGCGATCTTCTACGGCGAGGTACTCGACTGGGCGAGCGGACGGCCCGGATGCTGCGATGTCGCGTACGAGGGCGAGGAGGTCATCGTGCGCTGCGAGGGGCGGCCGCTGGCCCGGATCAGTTCCGGGGCGGTGGAGTCCGCGGTCGATCCCCTGGTGCGCCCGCACTGGCAGGTGCAGTTCCCGGTGGCGGACCTCGCGGAGACGGTCACAGCGGCCGGCCGGCACGGTGGCGCGCTCGTCGAGGAGCGTACGGTCCTCGGTGGCACGGAGGTCACGCTGCGGGATCCCGACGGCGCGCTGTTCACGGTGACCGATGTACGTACACCGGTGGGCTCGGGCAGCGTCTAG
- a CDS encoding DUF6328 family protein, with protein sequence MTSSSGRQETQEERADRQWSELLQELRVAQTGVQILFGFLLAVVFQSRFTELGDTDRTIYVVTVMLGSGTAATLIGPVSYHRLLTGRRMKPQTVIWASRLTVLGLVMLFCTMCSTLLLILRLSVENALALWLVGAMALWFVICWFVLPVWALARDRSGARDGEPQREP encoded by the coding sequence GTGACATCCAGCAGTGGACGTCAGGAGACCCAGGAGGAGCGGGCGGACCGGCAGTGGTCCGAGCTGCTCCAGGAACTGCGTGTCGCACAGACCGGGGTGCAGATCCTCTTCGGCTTCCTGCTCGCGGTGGTCTTCCAGTCGAGGTTCACGGAACTGGGGGACACCGACCGGACCATCTACGTGGTGACGGTCATGCTGGGGTCAGGGACAGCCGCGACGCTCATCGGCCCCGTCTCGTACCACCGACTGCTCACCGGCCGCCGGATGAAGCCCCAGACGGTCATCTGGGCGTCGCGGCTGACCGTCCTCGGGCTGGTGATGCTGTTCTGCACGATGTGCTCGACGCTCCTGCTGATCCTGCGCCTCTCCGTGGAGAACGCCCTCGCCCTGTGGCTGGTCGGGGCGATGGCCCTCTGGTTCGTGATCTGCTGGTTCGTCCTGCCCGTCTGGGCGCTGGCCCGGGACCGGTCCGGCGCGCGCGACGGGGAACCGCAGCGCGAGCCCTAG
- a CDS encoding VOC family protein: MSVELNHTIVHCRDNRESAEFLADLLGLSVGAQWGPFVPVVLANSVTLDFATIPAESITPQHYAFLVSEAEFDTAFARIQELGIEYFADPHGKHPGEINRNDGGRGVYFPDPSGHGLELITRPYGG, from the coding sequence GTGTCAGTCGAGTTGAACCACACCATCGTTCATTGCCGGGACAACCGGGAGTCCGCCGAGTTCCTGGCGGATCTGCTGGGCCTGTCGGTCGGAGCGCAGTGGGGTCCGTTCGTTCCGGTCGTTCTCGCGAACAGCGTCACCCTGGACTTCGCGACGATTCCCGCGGAGTCGATCACCCCGCAGCATTACGCCTTTCTGGTCTCGGAGGCGGAGTTCGACACCGCGTTCGCGCGGATCCAGGAGCTGGGCATCGAGTATTTCGCCGATCCGCACGGAAAGCACCCCGGCGAGATCAACCGCAACGACGGCGGCCGGGGGGTCTACTTCCCCGATCCGAGCGGTCACGGTCTGGAGCTGATCACCCGCCCGTACGGCGGCTGA
- a CDS encoding GNAT family N-acetyltransferase — MTAGMPRPRRAARSTDATIRRALAGDAARLTRLVRTSRAYEGPYAPMVQGYRIGPDYIETHRVFVAADVGTDRVLGFYALLLDPPELDLMFVADEAQGRGIGRLLIGHLREEARSAGLSGVRIVSHPPAEGFYRSVGAEPVGTVRADPPAVLWDRPELLLRTG; from the coding sequence ATGACAGCAGGCATGCCGCGGCCCCGTCGTGCCGCACGATCCACTGATGCGACGATCCGCCGGGCCCTTGCGGGCGACGCCGCACGGCTGACCCGGCTGGTCCGCACCTCCCGCGCCTACGAGGGCCCGTACGCGCCGATGGTCCAGGGCTACCGGATCGGCCCCGACTACATCGAGACGCACCGGGTCTTCGTCGCCGCGGACGTCGGCACGGACCGGGTCCTCGGCTTCTACGCCCTGCTCCTCGACCCGCCCGAGCTGGACCTGATGTTCGTCGCGGACGAGGCCCAGGGGCGCGGGATCGGCCGCCTGCTCATCGGCCATCTGCGCGAGGAGGCCAGGAGCGCCGGCCTGAGCGGCGTCCGGATCGTGTCCCACCCGCCCGCCGAGGGCTTCTACCGCAGTGTGGGCGCCGAGCCCGTCGGTACGGTACGGGCCGACCCGCCCGCCGTGCTGTGGGACCGCCCCGAGCTCCTGCTCCGCACCGGCTGA
- a CDS encoding tyrosine-protein phosphatase — translation MQTARTVPAATVVNLRDLGGITLGRDSRVRQGVLFRSGQLSELDPARDRAVAALGIRTVVDLRTADERQWAPDRLPDRARLFVADVLGDHPGVAPARLRSLLADPDEAERTLGGGRAEELFADTYRKMVLSLGAAAAYRAFLETAADPGARPVLFHCTAGKDRTGWAAAVLLMILGASRASVRADFLAVNPAARRAFAPYVQKFLDGGGDPAVAAAIIEVRPRYLEAALDAMDERWGGLDGYVRNGLRVPEGALRRLREGLVISG, via the coding sequence GTGCAGACCGCCCGCACCGTTCCGGCCGCCACCGTTGTCAATCTGCGCGACCTGGGGGGTATCACCCTGGGCCGTGACAGCAGGGTGCGGCAGGGCGTCCTGTTCCGTTCGGGGCAGTTGAGCGAGCTCGACCCGGCCCGCGACCGGGCGGTGGCCGCACTCGGTATCCGTACCGTCGTCGACCTGCGCACCGCCGACGAACGCCAGTGGGCCCCGGACCGGCTCCCGGACCGGGCCAGGCTCTTCGTCGCCGATGTGCTCGGCGACCACCCGGGCGTCGCGCCCGCCAGACTGCGGTCCCTGCTCGCCGACCCGGACGAGGCGGAGCGGACCCTCGGGGGCGGCCGGGCCGAGGAACTCTTCGCCGACACCTACCGCAAGATGGTGCTCTCACTCGGTGCCGCGGCCGCCTACCGGGCCTTCCTGGAGACCGCCGCCGACCCCGGCGCCCGTCCGGTGCTCTTCCACTGCACGGCGGGCAAGGACCGCACCGGCTGGGCGGCGGCCGTCCTGCTGATGATCCTCGGGGCGTCCCGCGCGAGCGTGCGGGCGGACTTCCTCGCGGTGAATCCCGCGGCGCGGCGGGCCTTCGCCCCCTACGTCCAGAAGTTCCTCGACGGCGGCGGTGATCCCGCAGTGGCGGCGGCGATCATCGAGGTCCGCCCCCGCTACCTGGAGGCGGCGCTCGACGCCATGGACGAGCGCTGGGGCGGCCTCGACGGCTATGTGCGCAACGGGCTGCGCGTGCCCGAGGGAGCGCTGAGGCGGTTGCGCGAGGGCCTCGTGATCAGTGGCTGA